A region of Paramormyrops kingsleyae isolate MSU_618 chromosome 17, PKINGS_0.4, whole genome shotgun sequence DNA encodes the following proteins:
- the LOC111841502 gene encoding uncharacterized protein isoform X1, with protein MVAHMTAFGSSSDNFKEGNGDVSLQDKKADALTANETNASDSTEDSSEEEDSANESSTENNDTENESEPSRSSHEPDPPPKPETEKHGGGDALPKTSCSKCEAIRQNEGYNSVTPRNISRGRYLLLLEDEGTYQCSITGLAFEVSQKVQIKYSILSWTKYAMCLKDSWKLAGPIFDVDCDPSILKSIHFPHSLCLADPTSELTFGILHVKNQRSLIEPPTDHTGSHIKWTVTSLSPVGTVVQTSQPTEHHGVVLVYKELAKRPSSSFRIYLATNNQSDINDIKKVVQRSNKKYVKIEKPPTCQRLLQEGKTYRLTSEPEAEIGPKAGYEMIAGDFNRMTPSLAVDLVCVCVYISLMQELQFSQEVVMLKGYFEVFFEQSPPFELSLIEVDSEQTVWTAKLREGDCEDNATEKPRKSSQRRKRSMSTSDEDLPNKRSKWKDVADGFQTVKPDVTDQQLMMVAKKMGKEWQQVAILYLGLNLQDLEKLPDEDLTMRKFKMLDLWRRKVKGGASASLLHEALNKEDVPNEVRDVLEGRYATCLSLGLLAQIVTSVVKRIECTKSINSVMYETVSILIFFQYIL; from the exons TAATGGAGATGTGTCGTTGCAAGACAAGAAAG CAGATGCTTTGACTGCAAATGAAACCAATGCCTCAG ACAGTACGGAAGATAGCTCAGAGGAAGAGGACTCAG CAAATGAGAGCTCCACTGAGAACAACGACACTGAAA ATGAATCTGAACCTTCAAGGTCCAGTCACG aACCAGATCCACCTCCTAAACCAGAAACAGAAAAGCATGGTGGGGGAG ATGCCTTACCCAAGACCAGCTGTTCTAAATGTGAAGCCATTCGG CAGAATGAAGGCTACAATTCTGTAACTCCAAGAAATATCTCTCGGGGACGTTATCT GTTGCTCTTGGAGGATGAGGGCACTTACCAGTGTTCTATCACTGGGCTGGCGTTTGAAGTCTCTCAGAAGGTGCAAATCAAGTATTCAATCTTGTCTTGGACCAAGTACGCGATGTGTCTCAAAGATTCTTGGAAGCTTGCTGGGCCTATCTTTGATGTGGACTGTGATCCGTCCATCCTAAAATCCATCCACTTCCCTCATTCCCTTTGTTTGGCTG acccGACAAGTGAGCTGACCTTTGGCATCTTGCATGTAAAGAATCAGCGTTCCCTCATCGAGCCGCCAACTGACCACACTGGGAGCCACATTAAGTGGACAGTGACGTCTCTCTCCCCCGTGGGCACCGTCGTACAGACATCCCAGCCGACTGAACACCACGGAGTGGTCCTGGTGTACAAGGAGCTGGCCAAGCGCCCTTCTTCCTCCTTCCGCATTTACCTGGCTACCAACAACCAGTCTGATATAAAT GACATCAAGAAAGTGGTGCAGAGGTCGAATAAAAAGTATGTGAAAATCGAGAAGCCCCCCACATGTCAGAGGCTGCTGCAGGAGGGGAAGACCTATCGGCTAACAAGCGAGCCGGAGGCCGAGATTGGTCCCAAGGCAGGATATGAAATGATTGCAGGGGACTTTAATCGCATGACGCCAAGCCTAGCCgttgatcttgtgtgtgtgtgtgtatatatttctcTCATGCAGGAGCTGCAGTTCTCGCAGGAGGTGGTCATGTTGAAGGGCTATTTTGAGGTGTTTTTTGAGCAGTCGCCGCCCTTCGAGCTGTCGCTCATTGAGGTGGACTCTGAACAAACGGTGTGGACTGCCAAGCTCCGAGAGG GTGACTGTGAGGACAATGCAACTGAAAAACCACGGAAAAGTAGTCAaa gACGGAAGAGAAGTATGAGTACTTCAGATGAAGACCTACCCAACAAAAGGTCAAAGTGGAAAGACGTGGCCG ATGGATTCCAGACGGTGAAGCCTGACGTCACAGATCAGCAGCTGATGATGGTGGCCAAGAAGATGGGCAAGGAGTGGCAGCAGGTGGCTATCCTCTATCTGGGCCTGAACTTACAGGACCTCGAAAAGCTGCCGGATGAGGACCTCACCATGCGCAAGTTCAAGATGCTGGATCTGTGGCGGCGGAAGGTCAAAGGTGGAGCCAGCGCCTCACTGCTGCATGAGGCCCTCAATAAAGAGGACGTGCCCAATGAGGTTCGGGACGTCCTTGAAGGTAGGTATGccacctgtctgtctctggGTTTGCTGGCACAGATAGTAACTAGTGTTGTCAAAAGAATTGAATGTACCAAAAGTATCAATTCTGTCATGTATGAAACTGTTTcaatactgattttttttcaatataTTCTATAG
- the LOC111841502 gene encoding uncharacterized protein isoform X5, producing MVAHMTAFGSSSDNFKEGNGDVSLQDKKADALTANETNASDSTEDSSEEEDSANESSTENNDTENESEPSRSSHEPDPPPKPETEKHGGGDALPKTSCSKCEAIRQNEGYNSVTPRNISRGRYLLLLEDEGTYQCSITGLAFEVSQKVQIKYSILSWTKYAMCLKDSWKLAGPIFDVDCDPSILKSIHFPHSLCLADPTSELTFGILHVKNQRSLIEPPTDHTGSHIKWTVTSLSPVGTVVQTSQPTEHHGVVLVYKELAKRPSSSFRIYLATNNQSDINDIKKVVQRSNKKYVKIEKPPTCQRLLQEGKTYRLTSEPEAEIGPKAGYEMIAGDFNRMTPSLAVDLVCVCVYISLMQELQFSQEVVMLKGYFEVFFEQSPPFELSLIEVDSEQTVWTAKLREGDCEDNATEKPRKSSQRRKRSMSTSDEDLPNKRSKWKDVADGFQTVKPDVTDQQLMMVAKKMGKEWQQVAILYLGLNLQDLEKLPDEDLTMRKFKMLDLWRRKVKGGASASLLHEALNKEDVPNEVRDVLEEIIAS from the exons TAATGGAGATGTGTCGTTGCAAGACAAGAAAG CAGATGCTTTGACTGCAAATGAAACCAATGCCTCAG ACAGTACGGAAGATAGCTCAGAGGAAGAGGACTCAG CAAATGAGAGCTCCACTGAGAACAACGACACTGAAA ATGAATCTGAACCTTCAAGGTCCAGTCACG aACCAGATCCACCTCCTAAACCAGAAACAGAAAAGCATGGTGGGGGAG ATGCCTTACCCAAGACCAGCTGTTCTAAATGTGAAGCCATTCGG CAGAATGAAGGCTACAATTCTGTAACTCCAAGAAATATCTCTCGGGGACGTTATCT GTTGCTCTTGGAGGATGAGGGCACTTACCAGTGTTCTATCACTGGGCTGGCGTTTGAAGTCTCTCAGAAGGTGCAAATCAAGTATTCAATCTTGTCTTGGACCAAGTACGCGATGTGTCTCAAAGATTCTTGGAAGCTTGCTGGGCCTATCTTTGATGTGGACTGTGATCCGTCCATCCTAAAATCCATCCACTTCCCTCATTCCCTTTGTTTGGCTG acccGACAAGTGAGCTGACCTTTGGCATCTTGCATGTAAAGAATCAGCGTTCCCTCATCGAGCCGCCAACTGACCACACTGGGAGCCACATTAAGTGGACAGTGACGTCTCTCTCCCCCGTGGGCACCGTCGTACAGACATCCCAGCCGACTGAACACCACGGAGTGGTCCTGGTGTACAAGGAGCTGGCCAAGCGCCCTTCTTCCTCCTTCCGCATTTACCTGGCTACCAACAACCAGTCTGATATAAAT GACATCAAGAAAGTGGTGCAGAGGTCGAATAAAAAGTATGTGAAAATCGAGAAGCCCCCCACATGTCAGAGGCTGCTGCAGGAGGGGAAGACCTATCGGCTAACAAGCGAGCCGGAGGCCGAGATTGGTCCCAAGGCAGGATATGAAATGATTGCAGGGGACTTTAATCGCATGACGCCAAGCCTAGCCgttgatcttgtgtgtgtgtgtgtatatatttctcTCATGCAGGAGCTGCAGTTCTCGCAGGAGGTGGTCATGTTGAAGGGCTATTTTGAGGTGTTTTTTGAGCAGTCGCCGCCCTTCGAGCTGTCGCTCATTGAGGTGGACTCTGAACAAACGGTGTGGACTGCCAAGCTCCGAGAGG GTGACTGTGAGGACAATGCAACTGAAAAACCACGGAAAAGTAGTCAaa gACGGAAGAGAAGTATGAGTACTTCAGATGAAGACCTACCCAACAAAAGGTCAAAGTGGAAAGACGTGGCCG ATGGATTCCAGACGGTGAAGCCTGACGTCACAGATCAGCAGCTGATGATGGTGGCCAAGAAGATGGGCAAGGAGTGGCAGCAGGTGGCTATCCTCTATCTGGGCCTGAACTTACAGGACCTCGAAAAGCTGCCGGATGAGGACCTCACCATGCGCAAGTTCAAGATGCTGGATCTGTGGCGGCGGAAGGTCAAAGGTGGAGCCAGCGCCTCACTGCTGCATGAGGCCCTCAATAAAGAGGACGTGCCCAATGAGGTTCGGGACGTCCTTGAAG AAATAATTGCATCATGA
- the LOC111841502 gene encoding uncharacterized protein isoform X2 — translation MVAHMTAFGSSSDNFKEGNGDVSLQDKKDALTANETNASDSTEDSSEEEDSANESSTENNDTENESEPSRSSHEPDPPPKPETEKHGGGDALPKTSCSKCEAIRQNEGYNSVTPRNISRGRYLLLLEDEGTYQCSITGLAFEVSQKVQIKYSILSWTKYAMCLKDSWKLAGPIFDVDCDPSILKSIHFPHSLCLADPTSELTFGILHVKNQRSLIEPPTDHTGSHIKWTVTSLSPVGTVVQTSQPTEHHGVVLVYKELAKRPSSSFRIYLATNNQSDINDIKKVVQRSNKKYVKIEKPPTCQRLLQEGKTYRLTSEPEAEIGPKAGYEMIAGDFNRMTPSLAVDLVCVCVYISLMQELQFSQEVVMLKGYFEVFFEQSPPFELSLIEVDSEQTVWTAKLREGDCEDNATEKPRKSSQRRKRSMSTSDEDLPNKRSKWKDVADGFQTVKPDVTDQQLMMVAKKMGKEWQQVAILYLGLNLQDLEKLPDEDLTMRKFKMLDLWRRKVKGGASASLLHEALNKEDVPNEVRDVLEGRYATCLSLGLLAQIVTSVVKRIECTKSINSVMYETVSILIFFQYIL, via the exons TAATGGAGATGTGTCGTTGCAAGACAAGAAAG ATGCTTTGACTGCAAATGAAACCAATGCCTCAG ACAGTACGGAAGATAGCTCAGAGGAAGAGGACTCAG CAAATGAGAGCTCCACTGAGAACAACGACACTGAAA ATGAATCTGAACCTTCAAGGTCCAGTCACG aACCAGATCCACCTCCTAAACCAGAAACAGAAAAGCATGGTGGGGGAG ATGCCTTACCCAAGACCAGCTGTTCTAAATGTGAAGCCATTCGG CAGAATGAAGGCTACAATTCTGTAACTCCAAGAAATATCTCTCGGGGACGTTATCT GTTGCTCTTGGAGGATGAGGGCACTTACCAGTGTTCTATCACTGGGCTGGCGTTTGAAGTCTCTCAGAAGGTGCAAATCAAGTATTCAATCTTGTCTTGGACCAAGTACGCGATGTGTCTCAAAGATTCTTGGAAGCTTGCTGGGCCTATCTTTGATGTGGACTGTGATCCGTCCATCCTAAAATCCATCCACTTCCCTCATTCCCTTTGTTTGGCTG acccGACAAGTGAGCTGACCTTTGGCATCTTGCATGTAAAGAATCAGCGTTCCCTCATCGAGCCGCCAACTGACCACACTGGGAGCCACATTAAGTGGACAGTGACGTCTCTCTCCCCCGTGGGCACCGTCGTACAGACATCCCAGCCGACTGAACACCACGGAGTGGTCCTGGTGTACAAGGAGCTGGCCAAGCGCCCTTCTTCCTCCTTCCGCATTTACCTGGCTACCAACAACCAGTCTGATATAAAT GACATCAAGAAAGTGGTGCAGAGGTCGAATAAAAAGTATGTGAAAATCGAGAAGCCCCCCACATGTCAGAGGCTGCTGCAGGAGGGGAAGACCTATCGGCTAACAAGCGAGCCGGAGGCCGAGATTGGTCCCAAGGCAGGATATGAAATGATTGCAGGGGACTTTAATCGCATGACGCCAAGCCTAGCCgttgatcttgtgtgtgtgtgtgtatatatttctcTCATGCAGGAGCTGCAGTTCTCGCAGGAGGTGGTCATGTTGAAGGGCTATTTTGAGGTGTTTTTTGAGCAGTCGCCGCCCTTCGAGCTGTCGCTCATTGAGGTGGACTCTGAACAAACGGTGTGGACTGCCAAGCTCCGAGAGG GTGACTGTGAGGACAATGCAACTGAAAAACCACGGAAAAGTAGTCAaa gACGGAAGAGAAGTATGAGTACTTCAGATGAAGACCTACCCAACAAAAGGTCAAAGTGGAAAGACGTGGCCG ATGGATTCCAGACGGTGAAGCCTGACGTCACAGATCAGCAGCTGATGATGGTGGCCAAGAAGATGGGCAAGGAGTGGCAGCAGGTGGCTATCCTCTATCTGGGCCTGAACTTACAGGACCTCGAAAAGCTGCCGGATGAGGACCTCACCATGCGCAAGTTCAAGATGCTGGATCTGTGGCGGCGGAAGGTCAAAGGTGGAGCCAGCGCCTCACTGCTGCATGAGGCCCTCAATAAAGAGGACGTGCCCAATGAGGTTCGGGACGTCCTTGAAGGTAGGTATGccacctgtctgtctctggGTTTGCTGGCACAGATAGTAACTAGTGTTGTCAAAAGAATTGAATGTACCAAAAGTATCAATTCTGTCATGTATGAAACTGTTTcaatactgattttttttcaatataTTCTATAG
- the LOC111841502 gene encoding uncharacterized protein isoform X3 translates to MVAHMTAFGSSSDNFKEGNGDVSLQDKKADALTANETNASDSTEDSSEEEDSANESSTENNDTENESEPSRSSHEPDPPPKPETEKHGGGDALPKTSCSKCEAIRNEGYNSVTPRNISRGRYLLLLEDEGTYQCSITGLAFEVSQKVQIKYSILSWTKYAMCLKDSWKLAGPIFDVDCDPSILKSIHFPHSLCLADPTSELTFGILHVKNQRSLIEPPTDHTGSHIKWTVTSLSPVGTVVQTSQPTEHHGVVLVYKELAKRPSSSFRIYLATNNQSDINDIKKVVQRSNKKYVKIEKPPTCQRLLQEGKTYRLTSEPEAEIGPKAGYEMIAGDFNRMTPSLAVDLVCVCVYISLMQELQFSQEVVMLKGYFEVFFEQSPPFELSLIEVDSEQTVWTAKLREGDCEDNATEKPRKSSQRRKRSMSTSDEDLPNKRSKWKDVADGFQTVKPDVTDQQLMMVAKKMGKEWQQVAILYLGLNLQDLEKLPDEDLTMRKFKMLDLWRRKVKGGASASLLHEALNKEDVPNEVRDVLEGRYATCLSLGLLAQIVTSVVKRIECTKSINSVMYETVSILIFFQYIL, encoded by the exons TAATGGAGATGTGTCGTTGCAAGACAAGAAAG CAGATGCTTTGACTGCAAATGAAACCAATGCCTCAG ACAGTACGGAAGATAGCTCAGAGGAAGAGGACTCAG CAAATGAGAGCTCCACTGAGAACAACGACACTGAAA ATGAATCTGAACCTTCAAGGTCCAGTCACG aACCAGATCCACCTCCTAAACCAGAAACAGAAAAGCATGGTGGGGGAG ATGCCTTACCCAAGACCAGCTGTTCTAAATGTGAAGCCATTCGG AATGAAGGCTACAATTCTGTAACTCCAAGAAATATCTCTCGGGGACGTTATCT GTTGCTCTTGGAGGATGAGGGCACTTACCAGTGTTCTATCACTGGGCTGGCGTTTGAAGTCTCTCAGAAGGTGCAAATCAAGTATTCAATCTTGTCTTGGACCAAGTACGCGATGTGTCTCAAAGATTCTTGGAAGCTTGCTGGGCCTATCTTTGATGTGGACTGTGATCCGTCCATCCTAAAATCCATCCACTTCCCTCATTCCCTTTGTTTGGCTG acccGACAAGTGAGCTGACCTTTGGCATCTTGCATGTAAAGAATCAGCGTTCCCTCATCGAGCCGCCAACTGACCACACTGGGAGCCACATTAAGTGGACAGTGACGTCTCTCTCCCCCGTGGGCACCGTCGTACAGACATCCCAGCCGACTGAACACCACGGAGTGGTCCTGGTGTACAAGGAGCTGGCCAAGCGCCCTTCTTCCTCCTTCCGCATTTACCTGGCTACCAACAACCAGTCTGATATAAAT GACATCAAGAAAGTGGTGCAGAGGTCGAATAAAAAGTATGTGAAAATCGAGAAGCCCCCCACATGTCAGAGGCTGCTGCAGGAGGGGAAGACCTATCGGCTAACAAGCGAGCCGGAGGCCGAGATTGGTCCCAAGGCAGGATATGAAATGATTGCAGGGGACTTTAATCGCATGACGCCAAGCCTAGCCgttgatcttgtgtgtgtgtgtgtatatatttctcTCATGCAGGAGCTGCAGTTCTCGCAGGAGGTGGTCATGTTGAAGGGCTATTTTGAGGTGTTTTTTGAGCAGTCGCCGCCCTTCGAGCTGTCGCTCATTGAGGTGGACTCTGAACAAACGGTGTGGACTGCCAAGCTCCGAGAGG GTGACTGTGAGGACAATGCAACTGAAAAACCACGGAAAAGTAGTCAaa gACGGAAGAGAAGTATGAGTACTTCAGATGAAGACCTACCCAACAAAAGGTCAAAGTGGAAAGACGTGGCCG ATGGATTCCAGACGGTGAAGCCTGACGTCACAGATCAGCAGCTGATGATGGTGGCCAAGAAGATGGGCAAGGAGTGGCAGCAGGTGGCTATCCTCTATCTGGGCCTGAACTTACAGGACCTCGAAAAGCTGCCGGATGAGGACCTCACCATGCGCAAGTTCAAGATGCTGGATCTGTGGCGGCGGAAGGTCAAAGGTGGAGCCAGCGCCTCACTGCTGCATGAGGCCCTCAATAAAGAGGACGTGCCCAATGAGGTTCGGGACGTCCTTGAAGGTAGGTATGccacctgtctgtctctggGTTTGCTGGCACAGATAGTAACTAGTGTTGTCAAAAGAATTGAATGTACCAAAAGTATCAATTCTGTCATGTATGAAACTGTTTcaatactgattttttttcaatataTTCTATAG
- the LOC111841502 gene encoding uncharacterized protein isoform X4 has translation MVAHMTAFGSSSDNFKEGNGDVSLQDKKADALTANETNASDSTEDSSEEEDSANESSTENNDTENESEPSRSSHEPDPPPKPETEKHGGGDALPKTSCSKCEAIRQNEGYNSVTPRNISRGRYLLLLEDEGTYQCSITGLAFEVSQKVQIKYSILSWTKYAMCLKDSWKLAGPIFDVDCDPSILKSIHFPHSLCLADPTSELTFGILHVKNQRSLIEPPTDHTGSHIKWTVTSLSPVGTVVQTSQPTEHHGVVLVYKELAKRPSSSFRIYLATNNQSDINDIKKVVQRSNKKYVKIEKPPTCQRLLQEGKTYRLTSEPEAEIGPKELQFSQEVVMLKGYFEVFFEQSPPFELSLIEVDSEQTVWTAKLREGDCEDNATEKPRKSSQRRKRSMSTSDEDLPNKRSKWKDVADGFQTVKPDVTDQQLMMVAKKMGKEWQQVAILYLGLNLQDLEKLPDEDLTMRKFKMLDLWRRKVKGGASASLLHEALNKEDVPNEVRDVLEGRYATCLSLGLLAQIVTSVVKRIECTKSINSVMYETVSILIFFQYIL, from the exons TAATGGAGATGTGTCGTTGCAAGACAAGAAAG CAGATGCTTTGACTGCAAATGAAACCAATGCCTCAG ACAGTACGGAAGATAGCTCAGAGGAAGAGGACTCAG CAAATGAGAGCTCCACTGAGAACAACGACACTGAAA ATGAATCTGAACCTTCAAGGTCCAGTCACG aACCAGATCCACCTCCTAAACCAGAAACAGAAAAGCATGGTGGGGGAG ATGCCTTACCCAAGACCAGCTGTTCTAAATGTGAAGCCATTCGG CAGAATGAAGGCTACAATTCTGTAACTCCAAGAAATATCTCTCGGGGACGTTATCT GTTGCTCTTGGAGGATGAGGGCACTTACCAGTGTTCTATCACTGGGCTGGCGTTTGAAGTCTCTCAGAAGGTGCAAATCAAGTATTCAATCTTGTCTTGGACCAAGTACGCGATGTGTCTCAAAGATTCTTGGAAGCTTGCTGGGCCTATCTTTGATGTGGACTGTGATCCGTCCATCCTAAAATCCATCCACTTCCCTCATTCCCTTTGTTTGGCTG acccGACAAGTGAGCTGACCTTTGGCATCTTGCATGTAAAGAATCAGCGTTCCCTCATCGAGCCGCCAACTGACCACACTGGGAGCCACATTAAGTGGACAGTGACGTCTCTCTCCCCCGTGGGCACCGTCGTACAGACATCCCAGCCGACTGAACACCACGGAGTGGTCCTGGTGTACAAGGAGCTGGCCAAGCGCCCTTCTTCCTCCTTCCGCATTTACCTGGCTACCAACAACCAGTCTGATATAAAT GACATCAAGAAAGTGGTGCAGAGGTCGAATAAAAAGTATGTGAAAATCGAGAAGCCCCCCACATGTCAGAGGCTGCTGCAGGAGGGGAAGACCTATCGGCTAACAAGCGAGCCGGAGGCCGAGATTGGTCCCAAG GAGCTGCAGTTCTCGCAGGAGGTGGTCATGTTGAAGGGCTATTTTGAGGTGTTTTTTGAGCAGTCGCCGCCCTTCGAGCTGTCGCTCATTGAGGTGGACTCTGAACAAACGGTGTGGACTGCCAAGCTCCGAGAGG GTGACTGTGAGGACAATGCAACTGAAAAACCACGGAAAAGTAGTCAaa gACGGAAGAGAAGTATGAGTACTTCAGATGAAGACCTACCCAACAAAAGGTCAAAGTGGAAAGACGTGGCCG ATGGATTCCAGACGGTGAAGCCTGACGTCACAGATCAGCAGCTGATGATGGTGGCCAAGAAGATGGGCAAGGAGTGGCAGCAGGTGGCTATCCTCTATCTGGGCCTGAACTTACAGGACCTCGAAAAGCTGCCGGATGAGGACCTCACCATGCGCAAGTTCAAGATGCTGGATCTGTGGCGGCGGAAGGTCAAAGGTGGAGCCAGCGCCTCACTGCTGCATGAGGCCCTCAATAAAGAGGACGTGCCCAATGAGGTTCGGGACGTCCTTGAAGGTAGGTATGccacctgtctgtctctggGTTTGCTGGCACAGATAGTAACTAGTGTTGTCAAAAGAATTGAATGTACCAAAAGTATCAATTCTGTCATGTATGAAACTGTTTcaatactgattttttttcaatataTTCTATAG
- the il12a gene encoding interleukin-12 subunit alpha, with the protein MLSYANFRITSWLVLVAVSSHLCRSGFGNPLRHSDDCLTYSTALLRNITAAVEELGFYCSKLSVEMNNRNLSVCEPKNSSCANRQTSGFNEDACFRAIREDLQYYKNMLPKIQNDRLRATLMGAIEDLVKNCAFPHVLENPASSKAAQAPSFEDRVHLCKVLRGFHVRAITLNRVISYVAAGDHLK; encoded by the exons ATGCTGTCATACGCCAACTTTC GCATCACCTCGTGGTTGGTGCTGGTCGCCGTCTCTTCACACCTCTGTCGATCCGGCTTCGGAAACCCGCTGCGGCACAGCGACGACTGTCTAACCTATTCAACGGCGTTGCTGCGGAATATAACTGCTGCGGTC GAGGAGTTGGGATTTTACTGCTCCAAACTGAGTGTGGAGATGAACAATCGGAACCTCTCCGTTTGCGAACCAAAA AATTCATCATGCGCAAACCGTCAAACAAGCGGGTTTAACGAG GACGCCTGCTTCAGGGCCATAAGGGAGGATCTGCAGTATTATAAAAACATGCTGCCGAAGATTCAGAATGATCGCTTGAGAGCCACGTTGATGGGAGCCATAGAGGACCTAGTTAAG AACTGTGCCTTTCCTCATGTCCTAGAGAACCCTGCTTCATCAAAG GCTGCCCAGGCACCCTCTTTTGAAGACCGTGTGCACCTATGTAAAGTGCTGCGAGGCTTCCACGTGCGGGCCATCACGCTCAACCGCGTCATCAGCTACGTCGCTGCTGGAGACCACCTAAAATGA